In Rutidosis leptorrhynchoides isolate AG116_Rl617_1_P2 chromosome 6, CSIRO_AGI_Rlap_v1, whole genome shotgun sequence, the DNA window taataataataattagtaataataaatggctcttgaaattttttcaaaaattaaaatacaattattatatgaaggttgtacaatatgcttcaaagtttgtacatgtgtttatgggatgttttgtaaaagattgtacaatttgttttaaagtttgtacatatgatcatggggAGGTGTTTTATtataggttgtacataatgcttcaaatattgtacatatggttataAGGGTGTTTTACCCTAAGGTTATATATAATGCTTCAAGTATTGTACATATGGTTATGGGGGTGTTTTACCAAAaggtacataatgcttcaaatattgtacatattgtCATGAAGtattattataaggttgtacataatgcttcatatattatacaattaacatgttaatatttttattaaatacagtTAATTCTTTTAATGACATCATTATAGAGAGTTTAGATTTATtctatttatttttgaatttttttaaaacttaaataactCTTATTTATGATATCATAATTTTAGATATTTATATAatagtataaattataaattaatctcatatatatatatatatatatatatatatatatatattcgagcaAAAAGTGGGACGCGGCCGAACAAAAAACTACCCTAGtcgaacaatttttattttttgtctTTAGATGCATTTGTTTGATTGGTTCTACATTTTATATAGAACATGATGTAGAACAACATGTAGAACATGCTGTTCTacacttgttctacatcaattttcatcaaattaagttggggtttaaatttagggtttagggtttagattttagggtttagggtttagaatgagttttttacatgaacggtttagagtttagggtttagggttttcgggtttactcgaGCTAAATCAAAAAATAATGTTgatttttgaaaagaaaaaaaggtGAAAGTCGAACACTTACGTTCTACATTTTTGTAAAACATGATGTGTAGAACTGAAATGTAGAACCAATTTTGATTTTGTGCTTGTAGAACAtggtgatattcgaacaaaaacacTAGCGGCCGAACAAAAATAAATGAATTCGAGCAATTTTTGGCTAATTCGAACATGTTCTACAATTTGTTGTTCTACAATTATTTGTTCTACAATTATTTGTTCTACAAAATAAAGATGCGGCTCAAATTTGTTCTAATACAACAAAATGATTCgcccttgtttttttttttttttttgttcgactaaccCTACTTTTTGTTCGGCCGCGTCAATTTATTGTTCGACTATGAGTTCTCAGGTTCTCACAGTACTAAAGTTCTCAGGGGATccatcccatatatatatatatatatatatatatatatatatatatatatatgtatatatatatatatatatatatatatatatatatatatatatatatatatatatatatatagagagagagagagagagagaagcacTTTTTTGGCGAAGGGGaagcaaattattattttttattttttcattttttgaaaaaactttgttcacgaacattatagattagatgaaaatatgaacatttaaaaaagacactttgtgatgaatgtcattattttggcgggaaaatgctcgaagaaaaaaataaaaacattcaatgcattgaatgttttgctgctgagtttatttgcatcgttttgttttcatcttgtgtgaagtgtttttttcgaatttagcccgatttagagtttagggttttgggttttgggttgagggtttactccgtaaaccctcaacccaaaaccataaaccctaaaccctaaaccctaaactctaaatcgttcgtgttaaaatattcaatctaaaccctaaaccctaatttctaaacccaaaaccctaatttcttaaccctaatagctaaaccctaatttataaacccctaatttctaaaccctaatttctaaaccctactttctaaccccttaaaaaaaactcagcagcaaaacattcaatccattgaatttttttatttttttcttcgagcgttttcccgccaaaataatgatattcatcacaaagtgtcttttttaaatgttcatattttcatctaatctataatgtccgtgaacaaatttttttcaaaaaacgaaaaaaaattacttccccactttctcccaaaaaagtgtttccctcttgattaaatctatatatatatatatatatatatatatatatatatatatatatatatataggggcaggatcaatggggaagtaaccaatcggggggaagcggggggaagcaaaaaaaaaaaaatttcgttttttttgaaatttttttttcccgacatcaagatcacacgaaaatatgaacatttagaagagacacttcgtgttgaatgttattatttaggcgggaaaacgatcgacaaaaataacattcaagataatattgttcgtgaagaatatgaacgtttttttttcttcatgttttgtgaagtaaaatttagctcgatttagagtttagggtttagggtttagggtttggtgttttgggtttattccataaacccaaaacaccaaaccctaaaccctaaaccctaaactctaaaccgttcgtgttaaaaactcaatctaaatcccaaatctaaaccctaaatctaagccctaaaccctaaatctctaaaccctaatatctaaaccctataaaccctaatatccaaaccctaacatctaaaccccaatagctaaaacctcaaaatacgctcgaaaaacacgataattgttatatattacttcttcgagcgttttcccgtcaaaataaaaacatttatcacaaagtgtctctactaaatgttcatattttcatctcatctataatgttcgtgaacaaagttttttcaaaaaacgaaaaaaaaagtttttacttccccccgcttccccccgaatggttacttccctcttgatcctaccactatatatatatatatatatatatatatatatatatatatatatatatatatatatatatatatatatatatatatatgggcaggatcaatggggaattaaccaatcggggggaagcggggggaaacaaattttgttttttttccttttttgaaaaaactttgttcacgaacattatagattggatgaaaatgtgaacatttaaaaaatacacttcgtgatgaatgttattatttttgcgggaaaacgatcgacacaaataacattcaagataatattgttcgtgaagaatgttaacgttttttttttttttttcatgttttgtgaagtaaaatttagcccgatttagagtttagggtttagggtttggtgttttgggtttattccataaacccaaaacaccaaacccaaaaccctaaaccctaaactctaaaccgttcgtgttaaaaactcaatctaaatcctaaatctaaaccctaaatctaaaccctaaaccctaaatttctaaaccctaatatctaaaccctaatatctaaaacctcaacatacattcgaaaaacacgataattgttatatattacttttcgagcgttttcccaccaaaataaaaatatttatcacaaagtgtctttattaaatgttcatattttcatctaatctataatgttcgtgaacaaaattttttcaaaaaacgaaaaaaaaaatatatatatttgctttcCCCGCTTGCTCCCGcttggttacttctctcttgatcctacaACTATATATATCTCAATGGGCCTGGAGACTGTTAATTATAAAATGCTGATACGAGCAAGCCTGCGAGTTACACTCACGACTACATATTAACTACGTCTGAAAGAACTTCAATTTCATCTTTTATAATTTATTTTTCTTAAAAACTTAAGCAGTTAATAATAATTTCTGTATGTTATATTGAATTAACCCAAATGTTGTCACAACCTAGAGTGGATATTGTTTTGGACTGGGGGCGTATGATATCCATCACGAAATTAAAAGACCAAAGTACACCTTATATGCAACAAAACAGAAAGAACAAGCTAGATAATTGATATCAAAATTTCAAAATTAAACCCCCTAAAACAAACGGCATATGCGACTTCAACTACAACACATGACTATGAATAGATGATAAAACAATCAAAATACGCAAATCATCCAATTAAATTAGACTTTTGTAATACACGGTCGATTGGTTCTTGGAAATACTGAAGTGAGATGAAGACCGCTTCCTGTAAGCAATAATTGAACAAATTATAAGTTCCCAAAACATATAAATTGTTAATGTTTTTCATAAAGTAGGGTCACCTAAGAGTTATTGCTGCCATGAATCACACCTGAGACCTCCATTTTAGAATCTCAAGGATTCAACGAATTACGGCTCAAACACACCTAAGTGCAATATTGTGCATGTTTATTTAGAATGAAACCGGGCGTCGAAAACGCGCAACCGTGCGTCAAAAGCTCGAAACCGCACCTCGGAACCGCGGGTCGGAAACCGGGCGTCGAATAACGCGCGTCGAAAACAGGGTCGAAAAACATGCGTCGAAATCGCGTGTCGAAATCGAATCTTTTGAAGTAAACACATTTGGATCTTCAAGTAATTTTCTATTATGTGattggacccatttgggtcttgAAATAGTTTTTGATATTATGTGtttggacccatttgggtcttcaaGTAAACCCAATGGACCCATTTTTGAAGCATTCGGTCTTGTTTGCCAGGTCTAAGGTATTAGATGTAAGAACATACCTCTGTTCGAATTGTTCTGCTTCCTTGATGAGGGCATATGTTCAGATACGCATTGAAAACCTCCCTTGGATCTTTTCCCTGAAATAAATAATTAGATAATTATTTATCTAGTAGCCTTTCACGTACTTCCAAAATGTCAACAGGTTGATCATGAAGTACTATTGTTCATGGTTCACTTCACACGACATACTTTACTCATTTTACGCATATTTGCAACATACTTTATATTTAATGATTTAAATAGTTGAACAAAATAGTTAAAATAGATGGTTCATGAACCTGAAGAGAAACGTGAAAATGTATAAATATATCTACGATATATAATGTTACAAATCATAAAAATTTGAGAAACAGGGACCTTGAAGTTTTTGTCTTCTTCAATGCACTCTTCCAATCCAGCAAGCCCACCAAAAGCAATTAACAGGTGTCTGCAACCATCCAGTCATATCAAATTTCAATAAATCAGGTCAGTTTACTTGCATAGCCCACTATTTATATGGGTTGCAGTTATATTATGTCGTCAAAAATATTCATTTAATTAAGAGGGTAGCAGAAAGGTTCAGCTTTAATCTAATAACATTCATTGATGAACATGTTGAATATACTTTCCGGTGAATAAAAGGGTCCATCGACAGCCCTAACAATACCTGAAAGACGGTAACTCGAGCTCAGATGACTTGACAATACGACCATGCTCTGAGGTACCAATGAGATAATCATATCCACCCTACAAAATATATGATGTTAGATGAAAGATAACTGCCATATAACTAAGTGGACTGCTCgtaaaaataaaataagaataCCTTATACGGGCAGCATTTAAGTACTGAACTGATATTCGGAGCATAACGAACTTTATAGCCCCAATACATTCCTGCTTCTTCCCTAGGCTTGGACGATGTCACCACCTGGTGAGGATGATCTATAAAGAACACAGCAAACAACTCAGCCTCGTATATGACAGATGAAATATGTTCAGAAAACTGAAATTACTAGATACCAAAGTTCAATATTAGAATTATTCATTCAGTCATTCAAATCTACAAAAGAAATTTTGTTCCACTTTTCATGTTGCAAGCCTATATATGTGTTATTTTTGCACCTCAAGTAAAACCGTTGTAATCAAATGCTATATTATTCATATGGAATTCTTAGCGGTTGAAAAAGAATTTTTGGAATCACTATAAAAAAAATTGGTGTTTGCTCCTATGTGGTTGTAATAGTTTAATTAAAAGAGAAATTCAAATATTGTATTGATTATGCTCTGAATATAAATAATTGTACAATACCATCCAGTATCCGATCGGTTCCCATGTCTACGGTTACTCTTGTTCCAGGCTCAAGTGTTTGATCAATTACCACATTCTGCAGGGATAGAGAATTTAATTAACAAACACATAAACAGCAACTAGAATGATAATATTTGACTAAATAAGTCAACCTACAGTAAAAATCTATGAACCATGTATGATGTCATTccatggttgggataaaagcatatAGAAGTTATGTCCAAACAACAGCAATATCCCATGGACAATCCCCAGAGATATTCTTACTAttagaaattttatttttttattgtatATACATTATGTCTTTAATACACCTAAAGCATGATAGCAACAATAGTGATAATAAACTTGGCGTTTTATGTCTTACAAATCTGCAATTTACCTAACAGATTACATAAAGAATGATACACATAATAGTAGCCTCGGCATTCTACGTTTCTACATTGTTTCTTTTGTACAGGGACATGATCATTTGTGGCACAAAGTATAATGCAACTAAACAAATTATAGTCTGTCCTTCATCAAGGAATAATAATTGCTGACATATGAAGAGAATTTCAGACATGCAATCAATTCTTTTTTCATATTCACTCAATTTTTTAGATGAATCACAAATCCAAAATAGTCAAATATTAACTTATTTACCTCAATGACTAACAGGTAAACAAGACGATTCATCACAAGAATAACTTGGACATTTATAGTTACATAGAGTATATCTaagtatataatttaaatattgcaTGCTAAAATAATGTCAATAACCTGTTGTTTGACCTATTTGAGGATCTCTACCAGGGTAAACATCAGAGCATCGGGGGCATAAATGTGTATATACAAAAATACATGAGAATTAGCATAATATATCCTTCCTATTCTTCCTCGGGGTCATAGTTCTGCATTGTTTATTCTACTAAATTACATTCAACCTGAACAACCAAAAATATTGCTCTTGTTTTATACTTATTACTTTCCGGTCTGAAAAAATGGTTGTGAAACCTAAATGCATCAACATAGATACATAATGTGAAGCTTGAGCGTGACATATCTAGTACTCATCTTATGGCATTTCTATTTCTAATTGTATTATATCGATGATCGATGAAGGGTACAGCTCTAATTGTATCTCTACTTCTAATTGTATTATATCGATTCTGCCCCGACATATCATAATGGGTCAAATTAATCAGTCAGCCCCGATCAACAGGTCAAAATCGATCAACGTCAAAGTTGGCTAGCATCTTAAAtaaattaaaattagggttttggagTATTTGAATAAGTGAACGATTATATAAATGTTTCTTAACAATTATGTTTAAGTTTATGTttgtttatatttatgtttatggcATTCATCCATATTTACACTCTTAGTGATTCACAACCATGTGTAAACTATAACCACCTTTACGCTGCATCACTAAGTTACTAAGCACATACAATTTAACTGTCCATTATCAACATAATGAAATCTATTTAATCATCGATAAGAGACCATATTATAAACCACAACACCAAATGTACAAAAAAAAAAGTGATATAGCATGCAGATAACAATCCAATACATACCTTACTAAGCCCCACATCCACGAGTGTCGTGACAGAACTTGGAGCTTGTTGCGCTAGTGTGACACCTATCAAGTTATCAGCATAGTGATATCAAAATTTAGTACACGAAATTTGTTAAAGTCGGAATATTGATCAATTCAAAATAACTCTTCCAGCTACACGATCATGAAACTATAACTATATCATAATTTAtgagttttaaaactaaaaatgttCTACAATAAATTTCATTAAACCAACATGAAACGCTCTTCAATTTCAAGTATCAGTAACTATGAAACATGATCATGATAAGAAGCCTTTTCACACGAGCTGTTGCACATAATTCGATATTCCAACATTTCTTGAAGTTTATAACATTTCAGTTCATTAGGAAAGGGAAGGTGTACAAGACTATGAGCTGAAAGTAAAAATAACTTGAAACACGAAATGGTACAAAACCTTGTAAGCTTAAGCTTAGAAACATGTAAGATTCACGAAAAGTCACTTAATGTTTCTTATAAAGCAATTAAAACAGGGCATATAAGAGTAAGAAATAAACAACCTTCTCTATATGGAGCCCATTCATGCTTGCGAAGATGATGCGGGGCATCAAGAGGTGGCAGTAAACCCTATAAAATATGTCGCACAAagcttaaactttttttttttttttttgcaaaccaAAGGTTAAACATTACTATATATCAAGCAGTAACTGAATAATAATTTGAGATAAGTGTAAAATAAGAGGAATACCACAAATCTTAAGCTGTTATGTTTTGGGAATAGAGCCTTTCTCAGATATTGTGGTGTCTCTAAATACTTCAAGATCCTTATTAAGAAAGCACTACCACTATCGTTTTCATCATTATCAGAAGCAGCAATTACATGTGAATCATCTTCTTGGTTATCGAATATCACAACCTGTATACTAGAACACATGAATAAACTTGAAGAACTCATGCATTTAAGCAAACACAAAAAAAACTAATATCAGTCATGTCATTACATCTCCcatatcaccaccaccaccacaacaacaagaaTGATTATTCAATGATAAATGAAGGGAACTTTTTATTCTTAGTAACTgtgatcttaaaaaaaaaaaatgcactCATCTTGAAATACTAGTGAAAAAGGGTAATAAAGCACCTCGTCAATTCGGAATATAGTGGCAGCACGGGCAATTTGGCCAGCAAGCTGCAAACAAACAGAAAGGACAAAGTTGAATTCACACAGCTATAAATATAAAAAACAACTAAGTAAATATAGAGGTATTTGTATGGtagacattttatcaaacacttggtgtgcaataAAGGAAAAATGAGTTATACCCGAGTAGCGAGCTCGAAAGACTGGGTATTGTCGATGATGGAGCCAGGAAGGGCGATGGTTACAGTAGGACGACTAATATTAGTACTAACATCAACACTAACAGAAGCATCATTATCATCGGTAATTATATCGtggtgtttcttcttcttcttcttctttttgtttttcttttcactATCATGACAACTGTTGCTGCCGCCGCCGTTAGGCAGTTGTTCGTCTCTCTTCTTTTTACCCATTGCTCACTCACTCACTTTGCAACTTTTATGGTTTTTtatgttataatttttttttttttttttttttttagggatGAAAAGTGTAGGAACGATGACGACTGCTAAAGTTTTGATTAAAAACAAAAGGTTATACAATACCGTGCAACTAGGGTGTCAAACTGAGCTCGAAACCttgaacttttaataataattttttttttttttttattttcaattaACATACAAAATGAAAAAAGTAAAAATGGTGTTAACCCCAAAATGCAAAAAGTAAAAATGGTATTAACCGTATTGATTAATCAATAACgccttaaaataaattttttttacagCAGTTAGAATCACTCGGTGGACTTAACTATTCACGCATTCATCTTCTACACATTTATACATGTCCCCAACTGCGTGCCCAGAAGGAAATCTGCACCAATCACATACGGGCATGGACGGTAACCCCCTACCCCCCAACGCGATGTGGAAAAGATACTATGGGTAGaacttcatggcagagatgaaattgtgggttaatatgtagccaacggtggtcgactcctgacctcccctaaaggaggcaggtcACCAACCgccggaccacatcacaacttcaaaaTAATTTTATTTTAACGTTTTTAATACAAAAATCATtcgaaatatatatttaaatttaaataataaagaaATTCTCCATAGGGTTAAAttactttcactatatatatatatatatatatatatatatatatatatatatacatatatatatatatatatatatatatatatatatatatatatatatatatatatatatatatatatataggtaggatCAGTGTTGCAGATCTCGAAATTTCTcggcgagatctcggggagatctcggtttcaaaactcagccgagaatattttcccatctcgttgagatttctcggtcaacggttaaaatctcggtcaacgccacgatttctcggattttctcggtgagatctcggattttctcgtaatttctcggatttcctcgcaatttctcggattttcttctaatttttcgctcatttctcaaattttctcgtaaaaatccatataaatatacatatatttatatatttatacatatttatattaaaaaaactagaaagtcaacacaagtcaacgtccgagatctccccgagatttttccgagatgccgagatctcctcaaaaatgtccaaacgagatctccccgagatccgagttctccaaccttgggtaggatcaagagggaagtaaccaatcggggggaagcgggggaagcaaaaacgttttttttttcgtttttgaaaaaattttgttcacgaacattatagatgggatgaaaagatgaacatttagtagagacactttgtgataaatgtttttattttggcggaaaaacgctcgaagaagtaatatataacaattatcgtgtttttcgagcgtatgttgaggttttagctattggggtttagatattagagtttatagggtttagatattagggtttagaaatttagggtttagagtttagatctagggtttagatttagggtttagaatgagtttttaacacgaacggtttagagtttagggtttagggtttggtgttttgggtttattccataaacccaaaacaccaaaccctaaaccctaaactctaaatcgggctaaattttacttcacaaaacatgaaaaaaacgttcatattcttcacgaacaatattatcatgaatgttatttttgtcgatcgtttttccgcctaaataataacattcatcacgaagtgtctcttctaaatgttcatattttcgtgtgatcttgatgtcggaaaaaaaatccgaaaaaaaaacggaaaaatttttttttgcttccccccgcttccccccgattggttacttccccattgatcctgcccctatatatatatatatatatatatatatatatatatatatatatatatatatatatatatatatatatatattctccgtCTCATTACAAGTGCCCACCTACTTCTTGCGCACATTTTTATGAAATTCCACTAGCTCCATTATCCACCAATAAGAAATtgtgacgacccgccaaaatcgccaatGACGACGCCGTCAACTtatgtcccgttacgtggtcatagtccctaaatgagacgtgtttgaccaaaattatgtcacattcatttgaaacgtgtaggactttcaaagttttaagtttacccaacgattcgacaacaagtttaagtttacaaaagttataaagtataaatgaaataatttgtgacataatataagttgaaatcactgatgctatcaatagcgtatgcatgtatgcttgactccaagcaagaaatcaaagtgtaagcagaagcatgtatcaagtagccaatcaagaacctgagaaacatatagaaaactatcaacgaaaaacgttggtgaaatcataggtgtaattgtaaacgttgtttttgaaccacaagatttagtatttccataacgttgattatccaaatcgtttacattccaaaagttgttgtatcacgagcactcaattatcaaaacttaactgtatatgaaccccgttatcatagtgttagaacctacgctatacccgaaaatatatttcattcgccaacggtagcgaaccgtctgaatgagggtctGTCAAAcctgtatggatccacacaacataagttctcgcttacaccctgcaagtctaactaatgataattgaattgaggctttttgttctaactcgtacgtagaatgtttgttttcgtacttgtgttcaaagcatagaagtataaaacgtatatgtttctcatcccataatttaaaagagtaaaagttgttgaaaaggtgggactatgatctcaccttgagtgcacgagtataaaggtacttcacaaagtaaacgtgtgcaagaactgatgctagtcttgacctaaacaagtaggttgtatcaataccggTAAAATATGAGGTCAGTCAAAATTGTTCAATTAGACATATGGCTCGTTactactcgattatatagcatgtgagtcaaattgtcaagtttcatgcaagacataagtataaaagaagattagaacgattacataagttttt includes these proteins:
- the LOC139853117 gene encoding uncharacterized protein, yielding MGKKKRDEQLPNGGGSNSCHDSEKKNKKKKKKKKHHDIITDDNDASVSVDVSTNISRPTVTIALPGSIIDNTQSFELATRLAGQIARAATIFRIDEVVIFDNQEDDSHVIAASDNDENDSGSAFLIRILKYLETPQYLRKALFPKHNSLRFVGLLPPLDAPHHLRKHEWAPYREGVTLAQQAPSSVTTLVDVGLSKNVVIDQTLEPGTRVTVDMGTDRILDDHPHQVVTSSKPREEAGMYWGYKVRYAPNISSVLKCCPYKGGYDYLIGTSEHGRIVKSSELELPSFRHLLIAFGGLAGLEECIEEDKNFKGKDPREVFNAYLNICPHQGSRTIRTEEAVFISLQYFQEPIDRVLQKSNLIG